A genomic stretch from Malus domestica chromosome 15, GDT2T_hap1 includes:
- the LOC103420924 gene encoding deSI-like protein At4g17486 codes for MKFELKKRWRSISPLQLKPKSAGRFCLFPKSKSDNAESGKAPVYLNVYDLTPMNGYVYWAGFGIFHSGVEVHGVEYAFGAHDYPTSGVFEVEPRQCPGFKFRKSILIGTTCLDPTQVREFMERQSLNYNGDTYHLIVKNCNHFCRDICRKLTGKSIPKWVNRLARIGSVCNCVLPESLKISAVQHDPNCQPYDSEKRSLRSAFSCLSSISMRQKQLSSSSLFLQSPLKGCLPPWELRRSLNGSLKER; via the exons ATGAAATTTGAGTTAAAGAAGAGATGGAGATCCATTTCCCCGCTTCAATTGAAACCCAAATCAGCGGGACGTTTTTGTTTATTTCCCAAATCAAAGTCCGATAACGCTGAATCAGGAAAAGCACCAGTTTATCTCAATGTATATGATTTGACTCCCATGAATGGCTATGTCTATTGGGCAGGCTTTGGAATTTTTCACTCTGGTGTTGAAG TTCATGGTGTAGAATATGCATTCGGAGCACATGACTACCCTACAAGTGGCGTTTTTGAGGTTGAACCTCGCCAATGCCCAGGGTTCAAGTTCAGGAAGTCTATTTTAATCGGAACAACATGCTTGGACCCTACTCAGGTTCGAGAGTTTATGGAGCGCCAGTCTTTGAACTATAACGGTGATACATATCACCTGATTGTCAAGAACTGCAACCATTTCTGCAGGGATATTTGTCGCAAGCTCACTGGAAAATCAATTCCTAAATGGGTGAATCGACTGGCAAGAATAG GTTCAGTATGCAACTGTGTACTTCCGGAATCTCTGAAGATTTCCGCTGTACAACACGACCCAAACTGCCAACCATACGACAGCGAGAAGAGGAGCTTGAGAAGCGCCTTCAGTTGCCTGTCTTCCATCTCAATGCGGCAGAAGCAATTATCATCATCTTCGTTATTTCTGCAGTCGCCCCTGAAAGGCTGCTTACCGCCATGGGAATTGCGAAGGTCGTTGAATGGTTCGTTGAAAGAAAGGTGA